The following are encoded together in the Kribbella voronezhensis genome:
- a CDS encoding GntR family transcriptional regulator produces MFDDRSPIYLQIAEQIKNDIVTGALGEDEQVMSTNQYAAFYRINPATAAKGFAQLVDEGVLYKKRGIGMFVSPKARELLRTGRRASFFAEVVDPMIREAEAIGVPLKDVVEHIHNRESGGGAR; encoded by the coding sequence GTGTTCGACGATCGCAGCCCGATCTATCTCCAGATCGCGGAGCAGATCAAGAACGACATCGTCACCGGCGCCCTCGGCGAGGACGAGCAGGTGATGTCGACGAACCAGTACGCCGCGTTCTACCGGATCAACCCCGCCACCGCGGCCAAGGGTTTCGCCCAGCTCGTCGACGAGGGCGTGTTGTACAAGAAGCGCGGGATCGGGATGTTCGTCAGCCCGAAGGCGCGCGAGCTGCTCCGGACCGGGCGGCGGGCTTCGTTCTTCGCGGAGGTGGTCGATCCGATGATCCGCGAGGCCGAGGCGATCGGCGTGCCGTTGAAGGACGTGGTCGAACACATTCACAACCGCGAGTCCGGAGGGGGCGCACGATGA
- a CDS encoding ATP-binding cassette domain-containing protein, giving the protein MNGLGVRTEKLTVRFGDVPAVDSLDLRLAPGKIHGLLGRNGSGKSTLAATLAGFRAPSDGRVLIESDEFDQAREPYEDAIVTSRVCLIRESGDLVDSAPVRHVLGLASSLRPYWDGDLAGELLDKFEVPVRQRVQKLSRGKKSALGVVLGIASRAPLTIFDESYLGMDVPSRNLFYDALLADYAEFPRTIVLSTHLVSEVSSLLEEVVILDRGRLVTQAPVDSLRGRGASIVGPAALVDELTADLIVLAEQRLGGTKSTTVLGDLDDALLAKARSAGLEVGPVGLQELFVHLTGAREGTR; this is encoded by the coding sequence ATGAACGGTCTGGGAGTGCGGACCGAGAAACTGACCGTCCGGTTCGGCGACGTACCGGCTGTCGACTCGCTGGATCTCCGGCTCGCTCCGGGCAAGATCCATGGTCTGCTGGGACGCAACGGATCGGGCAAGAGCACGCTGGCGGCGACGTTGGCCGGTTTCCGGGCCCCGTCGGACGGCCGGGTGCTGATCGAGAGCGACGAGTTCGACCAGGCCCGCGAGCCGTACGAGGATGCGATCGTGACCAGCCGGGTCTGCCTGATCCGCGAATCCGGTGACCTGGTCGACAGCGCACCCGTGCGGCACGTTCTCGGTCTCGCGAGCAGTCTGCGGCCTTACTGGGATGGCGATCTGGCCGGCGAGCTCCTCGACAAGTTCGAGGTGCCGGTCCGTCAGCGGGTGCAGAAGTTGTCCCGCGGCAAGAAGTCCGCGCTCGGCGTCGTCCTCGGGATCGCGAGCCGAGCCCCACTGACGATCTTCGACGAGAGCTACCTGGGCATGGACGTACCGTCCCGCAACCTCTTCTACGACGCGTTGCTGGCCGACTATGCCGAGTTCCCTCGCACGATCGTGCTGTCCACCCACCTGGTCAGCGAGGTCAGCTCGCTGCTGGAGGAGGTCGTCATCCTCGATCGCGGCCGGCTGGTCACCCAGGCGCCGGTCGATTCGCTGCGAGGCCGCGGTGCCTCGATCGTCGGCCCGGCCGCACTGGTCGACGAGCTGACTGCCGACCTGATCGTGCTGGCCGAGCAGCGGCTGGGCGGGACCAAATCCACCACGGTGCTCGGCGATCTGGACGACGCGCTGCTGGCGAAGGCGCGATCGGCGGGTCTCGAGGTCGGCCCGGTCGGTCTGCAGGAGCTGTTCGTCCATCTGACCGGAGCCAGGGAGGGCACGCGATGA